A single region of the Triticum dicoccoides isolate Atlit2015 ecotype Zavitan chromosome 2B, WEW_v2.0, whole genome shotgun sequence genome encodes:
- the LOC119367368 gene encoding momilactone A synthase-like: MFRAVKHAVVWAKKSRAEPAALSAFASHFSAASTSQRLAGKVAVITGGASGLGKATAAEFVRNGAKVVLADVQDDLGHAVAAELGHDSACYTRCDVTDEAQVAAAVDLAVARHGRLDVMFNNAGISGALTPVPLGSLDLADFDRVMAVNARAVLAGVKHAARVMVPNRRGSIICTASTAAVLGGVAFPAYSVSKAAVVGLVRAVAGEMARAGVRVNAISPNYIPTPMVMGYMAESYPGASAEERRRIVERDMNEMGGPALAAEDIARAAVYLASDEAGYVNGHNLVVDGGFTVGKAPKMPAP, from the exons ATGTTCCGAGCTGTGAAGCACGCCGTCGTCTGGGCGAAGAAGAGCCGAGCTGAGCCCGCGGCCTTGTCTGCCTTCGCCAGCCACTTCTCCGCGGCTTCCACCTCGCAGAG GTTGGCCGGTAAGGTGGCCGTGATCACTGGCGGCGCCAGCGGCCTTGGCAAGGCGACTGCCGCGGAGTTCGTCCGGAACGGCGCCAAGGTCGTCCTCGCCGACGTCCAGGACGACCTCGGCCACGCCGTCGCCGCGGAGCTCGGCCATGACTCCGCATGCTACACGCGCTGCGACGTgacggacgaggcgcaggtcgcggcggccgtggacctagcggtGGCGCGGCACGGCCGCCTCGACGTCATGTTCAAcaacgccggcatcagcggcgccctcACGCCCGTCCCCCTCGGCTCCCTGGACCTCGCCGACTTCGACCGCGTCATGGCGGTGAACGCGCGGGCCGTGCTCGCGGGCGTCAAGCACGCCGCGCGCGTCATGGTCCCCAACCGGCGCGGCAGCATCATCTGCACGGCCAGCACGGCGGCGGTGCTGGGAGGCGTGGCGTTCCCGGCGTACAGCGTGTCCAAGGCGGCGGTGGTGGGGCTCGTGCGCGCCGTGGCGGGGGAGATGGCGCGCGCCGGGGTGCGCGTGAACGCCATCTCGCCAAACTACATCCCGACGCCGATGGTGATGGGGTACATGGCCGAGTCCTATCCCGGGGCGAGCGCCGAGGAGCGCAGGCGGATCGTGGAGAGGGACATGAACGAGATGGGCGGGCCGGCGCTCGCGGCGGAGGACATCGCCCGCGCGGCGGTGTACCTGGCCTCCGACGAGGCCGGGTACGTGAACGGGCATaacctcgtcgtcgacggcggGTTCACGGTCGGCAAGGCGCCGAAAATGCCGGCGCCGTGA